The following coding sequences are from one Lipingzhangella halophila window:
- the serA gene encoding phosphoglycerate dehydrogenase, whose protein sequence is MPKPSVLVAEELSPAGIALLEESFDVRRADGSDRSQLLSALADVDALIVRSATKVDSEALAAAPKLQVVARAGVGLDNVDLDAATKAGVLVVNAPTSNIVSAAEQAINLLLASARHTAPAHNALVNGEWKRSKYTGVELYDKTIGVVGLGRIGALVAQRLASFGTRVVAYDPFVQPSRAAQMGVEVVSLDELLASSDFITIHLPKNKDTLGLIGDEALSKVKPNVRIINAARGGILDEDALYRALKEGRVAGAGIDVWTKEPCTDSPLFEFENVVVAPHLGASTEEAQEKAGTQVARSVRLALSGEFVPDAVNVQGGAVAEEIKPALPLTEKLGRIFTSLAQGVATQVEVVVRGDIAVHDVKVVELAALKGVFSDVTEDTVTFVNAPLLAKERGVEVTLSTSDDNSDWRNLVCVRGILPDGQRVSVSGTLTGPRHYEKLVEINGYEMEIPISSHMAFFSYDDRPGIVGKVGALLGEAQINIAGMQVSRDQQGGRALITLTVDSAIPDETLEVISGEIASARTRQVDLE, encoded by the coding sequence GTGCCGAAGCCCTCCGTACTTGTCGCGGAAGAACTCTCGCCCGCCGGAATCGCGCTGCTTGAGGAGAGTTTTGACGTCCGCCGTGCTGACGGAAGTGACCGCTCCCAACTGCTGTCCGCTCTCGCTGATGTCGATGCCCTGATCGTGCGTAGCGCGACCAAGGTCGACTCCGAGGCCCTCGCGGCGGCGCCCAAACTGCAGGTGGTGGCGCGCGCGGGCGTGGGGCTGGACAACGTCGACCTCGACGCGGCGACGAAGGCCGGGGTGCTCGTCGTGAACGCACCCACCTCCAACATCGTGAGTGCCGCCGAGCAGGCCATCAACCTGCTGCTGGCCTCGGCGCGGCACACCGCCCCCGCGCACAACGCGCTCGTCAACGGCGAGTGGAAGCGTTCCAAATACACCGGTGTGGAGCTCTACGACAAGACCATCGGTGTTGTCGGCCTGGGGCGGATCGGCGCGCTGGTCGCGCAGCGGCTCGCGTCCTTCGGGACCCGGGTTGTCGCCTACGACCCGTTCGTGCAGCCGTCCCGCGCCGCGCAGATGGGCGTGGAGGTCGTCAGCCTGGACGAGCTGCTGGCCAGCAGCGACTTCATCACGATCCACCTGCCGAAGAACAAGGACACGCTCGGCCTGATCGGCGACGAGGCGCTGTCGAAGGTGAAGCCGAACGTCCGCATCATCAACGCCGCCCGGGGCGGCATCCTCGACGAGGACGCCCTGTACCGGGCCCTGAAGGAGGGGCGCGTCGCGGGCGCCGGCATCGACGTCTGGACCAAGGAGCCCTGCACCGACAGCCCGCTCTTCGAGTTCGAGAACGTCGTCGTGGCCCCGCACCTGGGCGCCAGCACCGAGGAGGCGCAGGAGAAGGCCGGTACCCAGGTCGCCCGCTCGGTTCGGCTCGCGCTGTCCGGGGAGTTCGTCCCTGACGCGGTGAACGTTCAGGGCGGCGCGGTGGCCGAGGAGATCAAGCCGGCGCTGCCGCTCACCGAGAAGCTCGGCCGGATCTTCACCTCGCTGGCCCAGGGCGTGGCCACCCAGGTCGAGGTCGTGGTCCGCGGTGATATCGCCGTGCACGACGTCAAGGTGGTGGAGCTGGCCGCGCTGAAGGGCGTCTTCAGCGACGTCACCGAGGACACGGTGACGTTCGTGAACGCCCCGCTGTTGGCCAAGGAGCGCGGCGTCGAGGTCACCCTCTCCACCAGCGATGACAACTCGGACTGGCGCAACCTGGTGTGCGTGCGGGGCATCCTGCCGGATGGCCAGCGCGTGTCCGTATCGGGCACGCTCACCGGCCCGCGTCACTACGAGAAGCTGGTCGAGATCAACGGGTACGAGATGGAGATCCCGATCAGCTCGCACATGGCGTTCTTCTCCTACGATGACCGCCCCGGCATCGTCGGGAAGGTCGGCGCGCTGCTCGGCGAGGCCCAGATCAACATCGCCGGCATGCAGGTGAGCCGGGACCAGCAGGGCGGCCGGGCGCTCATCACGTTGACGGTCGACTCCGCCATCCCGGACGAGACCCTCGAAGTGATCTCCGGCGAGATCGCCTCGGCCAGGACCCGCCAGGTCGACCTGGAATAG